The genomic DNA TCCTGGAGGCGCAGGTCAGCCCGCGCGACATCGCCTTCCTGCACCCGGGGCAGGAGGCCATGGTCAAGTTCACGGCCTACGACTTCTCGATCTATGGCGGCCTCGTGGCCGAGGTGGTGAACATCAGCGCGGACTCCGTGGTCGATGAAAAAGGCAACGCCAACTACCTGGTGCGCGTGCGCACGCGCAAGGCCAGCCTGGGGGCGAACCTGCCCATCATCCCCGGCATGGTGGCGCAGGTGGACATCCTCACGGGCAAGAAGACCGTGCTGGCCTACCTGCTCAAGCCGGTGCTGCGCGCCAAGGCGAACGCCTTGTCCGAGAGGTGAATGCGATGAACCACTACCTGGCCAGCGATGTGCCGCAGTCCCTGGACCGCTGGGGGGCCGCATTCCCGCACGGCACGCGCATCGACAAGGCGCAGTGGCCCGCCATGGTGGCCGCGCTGCGCGGCGGCGGCGGGGGGCGTTCGGCCATCGTGTGGCTGAGCACCGAGTACCCCGAGTGGCCGGCGCTGCTGGGCGAACTGGTCCAGTCGGACAAGCGCGCGCGCGTGGTGGTGGCCACCGGCGTGCCGGACGACCGCGAAGGCCTGAAGGCCATCAACGAAGGCGCTCGCGCCTATTGCCACCTGTTTGCCGTGCCCGAGATGCTGCAGGAAGTGGCGCTGGTGGTGCAGCACGGCGGCCTGTGGGTGGGCCGGGCACTGGTGTCGCGCCTGGCCGCCGCCACCGCGGGCCTGACGGCGCCGCACGCCGTGCCACAGGCGCACCAGGACCTGCAGCTGCGGCTGTCCTCGCGGGAGCTGGAGGTCGCGCGCGCGGTGGCGCAGGGGTTGTCCAACAAGGAGATCGCGGACCGGCTGTTCATCTCGGAGCGCACCGTCAAGGCGCACCTGGGGGCCACCTTCGAGAAGCTCGGCGTGCGCGACCGGGTGCAGCTCGTGCTGCGCATGAACCAGGGCCTGCAGGTTGCACAGGGGCCCGCATCCCATGCCTGACAAGAGCCTGCCGCCCCACGGCAATCCGCTGAGCTCCTCCGACGCCGGGCTGGCCCGGGTGACCGAGGACCTGATAGATCTGCTCATCGTGCGCGGCGTGATCCGCTTCACCGACCTGCCGCTGGCCGCGCAGAACAAGCTCCTGGAGCGCAAGGAGACCCGGGCCCGCCTGAGCAATAGCCTGGATCTATTGGGTGACGATTCGGGCAACGAAACTATTTGAGTTTCCGGGGCCGGCGGGCCCAAAAGTGGACTTAAGTCCAATAGTGGATACGGGGCGGCGTCAGTAGCCTTCACTGACATCAGTCACATGCCGTTACTTCCTGCCGCTGCGCAGGGCGTAGGGGTTTACCGGAGCCAGCCCATGTCCCAAATCGCCACCGTGGTTGCCGTCACCGGCACCGCTTTCGCGGTCGATGCCGATGGCCATCGCCGTCCCCTCAAGGCCGGAGACGCCTTGCAAAAGGGTGAAATCGTCCAGACCACGGCAGGAGGCCGGGTGGAACTGCTGCTGGACGACGGCCAGACGCTGGCCGTGGCGCCCGCGCAAAGCGTCAAGATCGATGACAGCGTCACGCAGACCGCTGAACGCGCCACCGCCCAGGAGGCCAGCGTCGGGCAGGGCACCATCGACACGGTCATCCAGGCGCTGCAGCGTGGGGGCGACCTCAACGAGCAGCTGGACGCCACGGCCGCCGGCCTGGGCGGCGGTGCCGGGGGCGAAGGCGAGGGCAGCAGCTTCGTGCAGCTGCTGCGCATCTTCGAGGGGGTGGACCCGCTGGCCTACCAATACAGCTTCACACCGCAATCGGCGCCCGACATCGACTTCAATCCATTGGCGGTGCTCACCGTCGACGCGGCCCCCACGCCGGCGCCGCCCCCGCCCGTGGCTCCGCCGCCCCCGCCGGTGCCAGCGCCTCCTCCCCCTGCGCCACCCACTCCCCCGGTGCCCGCACCTCCTCCTCCGCCGGCTCCGCCCCCACCCGGCCCTCCCGGCCCACCCCCTCCTGCGCCACCGCCACCTCCGCCACCGGGGCCCGTGCGGGTCAACCTGAATGTGACGCTGGAGGAAGAGTCCGTGGCTTCAGCGGGCGGCAACCAGGGCAACAGCTCGGGGGGCAACGGTGTCATCGGAAACGACGAGGACGATGGCCTGTCCAGCGTGCGCAACGGAAACTTCGACCTGGGCGGCGGCTCGATCTTCTCCGTCACCTTGCCCGGCTATGCCGGCGTGCCGGTGCCGCCGGGCGGCGTGACGATTTACTTCGATGCCCTGGGGCAGCCCATTCCCCAGGGAGACAGCAGCGCCCAGCCCGCGGTGCTGTTGGTGATCCTGCCGGACGGCAGCTTCACGCTGGCGGTCGTGGGGCCCCTGCACCACGCGCCCGGAGACGGTGAGAACTTCCTGGCGCTGCCGCTGATCACCTTCAACGGCGTCACCGGAGAGGGCGGGGAGTTCACCGCCGAGGTGAACATGTCGGTGCAGGACGACATCCCCGTGATCACGACCAGCACCGAGGACGCGCCCACGCTGACGACGTCGGACCGCGGCGTCAACCAGGCCACCAACACGGGGTACGAGGGCACGGAGAACAACCCGGACGCCGTGGACTCGGACACGGACAGCAACACCTTCAACGGCACGGCCTTTGTGGTGTCCTTCGGGGCGGACGGCCCCAAGCTGCTGCCTGGCGGCAGCGAGGGAGAAGGCCCTGCCGTGCGCGACGGCTATGCCTTCGCATTCCAGATCGGCAATGGCGGAGCCACGGGGCTCTACGCCACCGGCACCAACACAGAGATCGTGCTGAGCACGACCGAGGACCCCTCCGTGGTGGTGGGACGCGACGGCAGCGGCAACGTGATCCTGACGCTGCAGATCGACCCGCAGACCGGTGCCGTGGTGATGACGCAGACCGGGGCCATCCGGCATGCCGCGCCCGATGGCGTGGACGGCGGCGGCGACGAGCTGCAGGCGCTGGGAACCGGGGTTCTCAGCGTGGTGCTGGAGGCCACCGACAACGACGACGATACCGTGGCGGCCGAGCTGGACCTGGGCGGGCGCCTGCTGTTTGGCGACGACGTGCCGGTCCACCGCTATGACGAGGCCCCCGGGCAGGGCGAGGGCCCCGGGGAACCCGTGGAGCGCGTCCTCTCGCTGCAGGCCGAAGAAGAGTCCGCCATGGAGGGCGGACACACGATAGGCAACGACGAGAACGACCTTCCGCTCACATCCGTCGACAGTGGAGGCCTGACCCAGATCAATGGCGCGATCAACTGGGGCGCCGATGGCTTTGGCAAGCTCACGGGCGTGCGCGTGGGCAGCGGTGAAGGCGCGACCAACGTTCCTGTTGGCCAGGCGGTCTGGTTCAATGCCAACGGCGAAGTGATTCCCTCGGGCCCCGGTGGAGCGCAGCCCGACGGGGCCGCCGCCAGCCTGGTGGTCGAGGCCACGGGCAGCTACACGCTCACGGTGCTTGCCACCATGAACCACGCCGCGGGCGGCACCGTGGTGCAGGGCGAGGACTGGCTCAATCTCGAAACCGTGCGCCTCGTCGGCGAAGATGGCGACGGCGATGCCATCACCGTCGCGCTGGAAACGCGGGTGCAGGACGACATCCCCGTGCACGTCAAGCTGCTGGGCATCCCGGTGCCACTGGTCGCGCTGCTGGAGGAGGAATCCGCCTCCAACGGCGACGGCGGCGTGATCGGCAATGACGAGTCGCTCGACTGGCTGGCCATCATCCCCGTGGGCTCGCTGAGCGCGTCGACGGGTGCCCAGTCCATGACGGGGGTGGTGCGCTGGGGCGCAGACCAGTTCGGCGGCGTGGCCGCCGTCCAGGTCGGCGCTCAGGAATATGCCGTGGGCAACACCATTGCCACCGTGTACCTGGACCGCGAGGGCCAGCCCATTGCAGATGGGGACACCACAACCCCCCGGTCGGTCGAACTGCGCATCGACGGCGCCACGGGCGGCTACCGCCTGACGGTCATCGGGCCGCTGGACCACGATCCGGGCCAGGGCGAGAACCTGATGCTGCGCACCTTCACCTTCGTGGGCATTGATGGCGACGGCGACCGGATCGGCGTGGATCTCTACGCCAAGATCCAGGATGATGTGCCCGAGCACGCCAGGGAGAATGGCAGTGTCGTCAAGCTCAGCCTGAAAGTCGAGGAAGAGTCGGTGCCCCACAGCGGCGGCACGCTGGGCAACAACGAAACGGCGGATGGACTGAGCCACGCCCACACCGACGCCACGGGCTTCCAGGGCGCCGTGAAGTGGGGCGCCGATGACTTCGGCGGCATCACGGGCGTCAAGGTGCAGACGGGCATCTTCACCGAGAACAGCTACAGCCCGGTGGCCGGCGTGGTGACCGTGTACTTCGACCAGAACGGCAAGGCCCTGCCCCCCGGGGCCACCAGCGGCGCGGCGGTGCTGACGGTGGATGCGGACGGCGCCTACCGGTTCGAGGTGCTGGACAACCTCATCCACAAAGGCGCGGGCGAAGACTGGCTGAACCTGCCCAGGATCACCTTCGTGGGCGAGGATGGCGATGGCGACAGGATCGGCGTGGAGTTGAACGCCTCCATCCAGGACGACGTGCCCATCGTGACGGTGTCCGACGCCGTGCCGGTCGCCGAGCACAGCTTCACGGTGGAGTACAAGGGCGGCGAGGCCGGCTACAACAACAGCTTCGGCTATTACTTCAAGAACCCGGATGGTTCCATCGACACCTCCAGGGGCGGGTTCGTGCTGTGGGACAACGTCAAGACCGAAGGCGGCATGACCGTGTCGCTGCCCACGGGCGTGACGGCCGACCAGATCGGTTTCTTCATCATCCCCAACGGCGACAGCCAGAACGGCGCGCTGGGCGACGCCCAGGCGGTGTCGTTCCAGCTCGTGGGCGGGAAGTGGACGGCGTTCGCCGGCGGATCGCCGCTCGCGGGCGAGGGGGCACCCATCTACTTCTCCGACCAGGCGCTCAACAGCGACGGGCAGTCCCACCTGCAGCAAACCCCGTCGGGCACGGCGGCCGGCCAGGACAGCAGGGGCAACTTCAACTGGGAAGATCTCAAGATCACCTCCGGCAGCTCGGACAAGGACTACGACGACGTCAACCTGGACCTGAACTGGAACGTGCCGCTGCTGGTCAAGGATGCGCAAGCCGATCTGGGAACGAGTTCGGACAACGACGGCAAGGCGCTGTCGGGCAGCTTCCAGTTCCACTTCGGCGCGGATGGCGCGGCGGCCAGCGGCAGCAAGACCTTCGGCCTGAGCGTCGGCGCGCAGGGCCAGGCGTCGGCGCTGAAGGACACCGCGACCGGCTCTGCCGTTCTGGTGAAGATGGAGGGCGGCGCGGCCGTCGGCTACATCCTCATCGGCGGTGTGCAGACCAATGTGTTCAAGGTCTCGGTGGCGGGCGACGCGGCCAACAACGGCCAGGTGACGGTGGAGCAGTACCGCGCGGTGGTGCACCCCACCAACGATCCGCACGAGATCGTCAACATCGGCGGCGGCGTGATCCAGCTCACCGCGCAGGCCAAGGATGGCGATGGCGACAAGTCCAATACCGCCACCTACGACATCGGCCGGCAGATCAACTTCCAGGACACGGGCCCGGTGGCTGCGGACGATGCCGCCAATCTCACGGCCTCGGCGGGGACCATGGGCACCACGGAGCATGCCGTGGGCAATGTGCTGGGCAACGACATGTACGAGGCCAAGGCGGATGGCGCCCATGCCGAGGTGGTGTTCAACCGCGCCGGTGGCGACAGGTCGGGCAACACGACCGACCTGGACGGCCCGTCGTTCGATGCCAACGGCACCCTGGGCACGCTCAGGATCGCGGCCAATGGCGATGCCACCTATGCGCTGAATGACCTCAAGGCGATGGCGCTGGGCGAAGGCGCCTCGGTCACCGACAGCTTCAACTACCAGATGAAGGATGCGGATGGCGACACCGACGTGGCCAACGTGCGCGTGACGGTGCAGGGCGTGAACAACGCGCCCGAATTCGTGACCGGCAACGACCAGACGACCGAGATCTGGGTGGACAAGGATGGTGATGGCAACAAGGACGGCGACGAGGTCTCGCGCTATTCCGGGCCGAATGCCGACCAGATCGCGGTGAGCGTGCAGGAAGACGCGCTGGAGCCGGGCAACCGCGAGAGCCCGGACCAGACCACCACGGATGCGGCCAGCTTCGGTGTGGCCGACCCCGACATCGGCGACACCGTGGGCGTGCGCTTCGATACGACGGGCAGCCTGCTGCCAGCGCTGACCTCGGGCGGTGCGCCCATCGTCTGGACCCCCAACGCGTCGGGCACGGAACTCATCGGCAAGGTGGGCGGCACCGAGATCATCAAGGTGACCATCGGGGGCACCTATGAAAGCGGCTACACCAGCAGCGTGGTGCTGCTGGGCCCCGTGGACCATGCACCGCCCCCCGCGGGCACGGCCACCGATGGCGATGTGAAGGAACTGAACTTCACCGTCATCGCGAACGACCGCCCGCTCAACCCGTCCACCGGCCTCACGGACACCATGGCGCTCAAGGTGACGGTGGAGGACGACGCCCCCACCGCCAGGCTCGTGGATGGCGCCGCCATGGTGCTGAGCGCCACGCTCGAGGAAGAGTCCGCACTGCGTGGCGGCGCGAAGATCGGCAATGACGAACGGGATGCGAGCGACCTGGCCCATGGCGCGCAGCTGGAGGCATCGACCGGCGTGCAGGTGATGACCGGCGCCGTGAAGTGGGGCGCCGACGGTTTCGGCAAGGTCACCGGCCTGCAGTTCGGCGGCACCACCGTGAACGTGGATCTGGGCACGGGGGGCAAGGTGTACTTCAATGCCGACGGGCAGCCGCAAGGTAGTTCCACGGGGGCGGCCGCCGTGCTGGAGGTCCAGGCCAATGGCGAATACACGCTCACGGTGACGGGGGCGCTCATGCACTCGGCGCAAGGCGAGGACACGCTGAACCTGGGCCGCGTGCAGATCGTGGGCGAGGACCGTGACGGCGACGCCATCGGCGTGGAGCTGGCCGCCAGCGTGAAGGACGACATCCCCGTCATCACCACGGTGGAGCCCGTGCCCGTGCCGGGCATCACCGTGCAACTGGTGGGCAGCGACGCGGGCTACAACAACACCTGGGGCTACTACATCAAGGACGCCAGCGGCATGCCCACCACGGGC from Acidovorax sp. A79 includes the following:
- a CDS encoding LuxR C-terminal-related transcriptional regulator; protein product: MNHYLASDVPQSLDRWGAAFPHGTRIDKAQWPAMVAALRGGGGGRSAIVWLSTEYPEWPALLGELVQSDKRARVVVATGVPDDREGLKAINEGARAYCHLFAVPEMLQEVALVVQHGGLWVGRALVSRLAAATAGLTAPHAVPQAHQDLQLRLSSRELEVARAVAQGLSNKEIADRLFISERTVKAHLGATFEKLGVRDRVQLVLRMNQGLQVAQGPASHA
- a CDS encoding retention module-containing protein, coding for MSQIATVVAVTGTAFAVDADGHRRPLKAGDALQKGEIVQTTAGGRVELLLDDGQTLAVAPAQSVKIDDSVTQTAERATAQEASVGQGTIDTVIQALQRGGDLNEQLDATAAGLGGGAGGEGEGSSFVQLLRIFEGVDPLAYQYSFTPQSAPDIDFNPLAVLTVDAAPTPAPPPPVAPPPPPVPAPPPPAPPTPPVPAPPPPPAPPPPGPPGPPPPAPPPPPPPGPVRVNLNVTLEEESVASAGGNQGNSSGGNGVIGNDEDDGLSSVRNGNFDLGGGSIFSVTLPGYAGVPVPPGGVTIYFDALGQPIPQGDSSAQPAVLLVILPDGSFTLAVVGPLHHAPGDGENFLALPLITFNGVTGEGGEFTAEVNMSVQDDIPVITTSTEDAPTLTTSDRGVNQATNTGYEGTENNPDAVDSDTDSNTFNGTAFVVSFGADGPKLLPGGSEGEGPAVRDGYAFAFQIGNGGATGLYATGTNTEIVLSTTEDPSVVVGRDGSGNVILTLQIDPQTGAVVMTQTGAIRHAAPDGVDGGGDELQALGTGVLSVVLEATDNDDDTVAAELDLGGRLLFGDDVPVHRYDEAPGQGEGPGEPVERVLSLQAEEESAMEGGHTIGNDENDLPLTSVDSGGLTQINGAINWGADGFGKLTGVRVGSGEGATNVPVGQAVWFNANGEVIPSGPGGAQPDGAAASLVVEATGSYTLTVLATMNHAAGGTVVQGEDWLNLETVRLVGEDGDGDAITVALETRVQDDIPVHVKLLGIPVPLVALLEEESASNGDGGVIGNDESLDWLAIIPVGSLSASTGAQSMTGVVRWGADQFGGVAAVQVGAQEYAVGNTIATVYLDREGQPIADGDTTTPRSVELRIDGATGGYRLTVIGPLDHDPGQGENLMLRTFTFVGIDGDGDRIGVDLYAKIQDDVPEHARENGSVVKLSLKVEEESVPHSGGTLGNNETADGLSHAHTDATGFQGAVKWGADDFGGITGVKVQTGIFTENSYSPVAGVVTVYFDQNGKALPPGATSGAAVLTVDADGAYRFEVLDNLIHKGAGEDWLNLPRITFVGEDGDGDRIGVELNASIQDDVPIVTVSDAVPVAEHSFTVEYKGGEAGYNNSFGYYFKNPDGSIDTSRGGFVLWDNVKTEGGMTVSLPTGVTADQIGFFIIPNGDSQNGALGDAQAVSFQLVGGKWTAFAGGSPLAGEGAPIYFSDQALNSDGQSHLQQTPSGTAAGQDSRGNFNWEDLKITSGSSDKDYDDVNLDLNWNVPLLVKDAQADLGTSSDNDGKALSGSFQFHFGADGAAASGSKTFGLSVGAQGQASALKDTATGSAVLVKMEGGAAVGYILIGGVQTNVFKVSVAGDAANNGQVTVEQYRAVVHPTNDPHEIVNIGGGVIQLTAQAKDGDGDKSNTATYDIGRQINFQDTGPVAADDAANLTASAGTMGTTEHAVGNVLGNDMYEAKADGAHAEVVFNRAGGDRSGNTTDLDGPSFDANGTLGTLRIAANGDATYALNDLKAMALGEGASVTDSFNYQMKDADGDTDVANVRVTVQGVNNAPEFVTGNDQTTEIWVDKDGDGNKDGDEVSRYSGPNADQIAVSVQEDALEPGNRESPDQTTTDAASFGVADPDIGDTVGVRFDTTGSLLPALTSGGAPIVWTPNASGTELIGKVGGTEIIKVTIGGTYESGYTSSVVLLGPVDHAPPPAGTATDGDVKELNFTVIANDRPLNPSTGLTDTMALKVTVEDDAPTARLVDGAAMVLSATLEEESALRGGAKIGNDERDASDLAHGAQLEASTGVQVMTGAVKWGADGFGKVTGLQFGGTTVNVDLGTGGKVYFNADGQPQGSSTGAAAVLEVQANGEYTLTVTGALMHSAQGEDTLNLGRVQIVGEDRDGDAIGVELAASVKDDIPVITTVEPVPVPGITVQLVGSDAGYNNTWGYYIKDASGMPTTGTVVWDNVKNQPVTSVTLPPGVLPGQVGFFMIPNGDSLNGSLGNNTAVTFSQDSGGQWVAHAGGAPLAGQGAAALFDNSALNLDGLSHVNTLAVGPVSGNQNWEDIAGGGDLDYNDVLLNVTMPLLVDDSFLNIDAESDVGSTRFTVSYGADGAAALQGKAYGLVLTGGEGTPSGFKDTAQYSNGQPADVLLKSGPGGTLIGYVTVDGVEKTVFQLSVDAATGEVTFDQQRTVVHSTPGDSNEVQSALAGKIGLQLTATDGDGDHVNASIDLGRMLFIADDGPVAKDDTDGTQWVVDHWVATGNVLTGAGTTSGDAGKDQHEGMQDGAKAEVVQVRAGAEGAVWTPGTAVASGGSATVAGQYGSLTIESDGDYTYTGHQTTVQLGGGAGVPAGTDAFDYGKPYTTNLGEQLITSPTPAQTGGAVVTSQGNGAGVDDPTEPVPGDVGASTPEQVGYSPSQGTEALSVDLGTMAVRAVVDISNLFQNESGQTGNQGETGRWEAFDAAGNKVGEGMIGGALFHNGANGSDPVHQGQVEIEVLGADGNPIAFQNVVFSGVDYLAGDKGSDSSDYFVKAVSFEEAVAPETTDTFSYQMKDGDGDTDSATLTIETGHQQSTQGLGMVYEDGLATGNVDSSPHTTDTAGTLGMGGATYALVAPVQKITSAGEEVRWSTSADGKTLTGTAGAGADVRTVAVATIDDSGQYKVELKGQVDHAYTESGEENLYLQLVAQKTVDGETEVQGFNIKIQDDAPVYVGGTQDTLVANSGVGEVTADLGARVGADVVGADVNLTATSATTVGTSPVRYVSMSYLQGGDVHSTVMTVDGNKVFYQATSDGSIKAVYDDGGVLKTAFTVNGVVNADGTTSYVTNMVAVADKVQVGETVTPGSTTTVEKTVVFGDSKNDDVFKPSSYTHSSAGGSEMGARYVDSATGIYMQISADKDETKANTVQWKNGKWEVTQDDTSLQTDGNQANDPEVNWSSTGNGNGGGGFGVGDNFIGNDSSVGERDSDRSDAVKAGDGAGERLVVEFFKADGTRLNVTSADFKLDHLGKEEAAVVTAVNTGSGGATTVVGSPIVQEGTASGGNTNGGTASVETPVRVDPAGSATFNTVQFTAEDCTDYRVTDAATLTYTETVTTPPVTTPVYADQMWIDLQAVIVDGDGDTLADPIDVKIVIDTGNTLDGDEVELSDAAAGGLAIKGGDAPETIVGSAGDDTVQAGEGNDTVQGGDGDDVLDGGPGSDILAGGDGDDTIEINLADSSPGGTDKDVVKDLEEGDKIEVADLLTDDGGDLLASLPLAADASGDTNIAVDSNGPAAGGASQTVVVEDTTPEALAVDLALGTPDVATVTKPNDD